A genomic segment from Glycine soja cultivar W05 chromosome 20, ASM419377v2, whole genome shotgun sequence encodes:
- the LOC114401731 gene encoding uncharacterized protein LOC114401731 isoform X1, which yields MAPKRRPKKGESRMDAALDAMKPYGFPIRLVRTTVNSLLKVYGGNGGWFFIEESAYSLLIETLLEKQANSSPQDGLIEANPDGPNEVTPAGCSNSALLACSNTQTSDDTLLTNQAADTVSSSSGTGIQLPINGVDTVSAKTEIGSELPIKSVDISSVPSEPANQPLIKAASETPIEAFKESGYQCRKRNEAASETPMEAEKESEFQPVKKLALAENHVSKSPQLGTGLSDKRYKPCYGWISNDDEEEEELIELPLAPWLSGVN from the exons ATGGCTCCGAAACGACGTCCTAAG AAAGGCGAGTCGCGAATGGACGCAGCACTCGACGCCATGAAACCCTACGGCTTCCCCATCAGACTCGTCCGAACAACCGTTAACAGTCTCctcaaa GTTTACGGTGGCAACGGTGGCTGGTTCTTCATCGAAGAATCCGCGTACTCTCTGCTGATCGAGACGCTTCTTGAAAAACAAGCCAATTCTTCACCTCAG GATGGTTTGATAGAGGCTAATCCAGATGGTCCCAATGAGGTAACACCTGCTGGATGCTCAAACAGTGCCCTTCTAGCTTGCTCTAACACACAAACTTCTGATGATACACTGTTAACTAATCAGGCAGCGGACACTGTATCGTCATCCAGTGGAACTGGTATTCAACTTCCCATCAATGGTGTGGACACTGTATCTGCAAAAACTGAGATTGGTAGTGAACTTCCCATCAAGTCTGTAGACATTTCATCAGTACCCAGTGAACCTGCTAATCAACCTTTAATCAAGGCTGCCAGTGAAACTCCCATTGAGGCATTTAAAGAATCAGGTTATCAATGCAGAAAAAGAAATGAGGCTGCCAGTGAAACTCCCATGGAGGCAGAAAAAGAATCAG AGTTTCAGCCAGTAAAAAAATTGGCTTTGGCCGAAAATCATGTATCAAAGTCCCCACAACTTGGGACGGGACTTAGTGACAAAAGGTATAAACCTTGCTATGGCTGGATATCTAATGATGACGAGGAGGAAGAAGAGCTAATAGAGCTACCTCTAGCTCCGTGGTTAAGTGGGGTAAATTAG
- the LOC114401731 gene encoding uncharacterized protein LOC114401731 isoform X3 produces MAPKRRPKKGESRMDAALDAMKPYGFPIRLVRTTVNSLLKVYGGNGGWFFIEESAYSLLIETLLEKQANSSPQDGLIEANPDGPNEAADTVSSSSGTGIQLPINGVDTVSAKTEIGSELPIKSVDISSVPSEPANQPLIKAASETPIEAFKESGYQCRKRNEAASETPMEAEKESEFQPVKKLALAENHVSKSPQLGTGLSDKRYKPCYGWISNDDEEEEELIELPLAPWLSGVN; encoded by the exons ATGGCTCCGAAACGACGTCCTAAG AAAGGCGAGTCGCGAATGGACGCAGCACTCGACGCCATGAAACCCTACGGCTTCCCCATCAGACTCGTCCGAACAACCGTTAACAGTCTCctcaaa GTTTACGGTGGCAACGGTGGCTGGTTCTTCATCGAAGAATCCGCGTACTCTCTGCTGATCGAGACGCTTCTTGAAAAACAAGCCAATTCTTCACCTCAG GATGGTTTGATAGAGGCTAATCCAGATGGTCCCAATGAG GCAGCGGACACTGTATCGTCATCCAGTGGAACTGGTATTCAACTTCCCATCAATGGTGTGGACACTGTATCTGCAAAAACTGAGATTGGTAGTGAACTTCCCATCAAGTCTGTAGACATTTCATCAGTACCCAGTGAACCTGCTAATCAACCTTTAATCAAGGCTGCCAGTGAAACTCCCATTGAGGCATTTAAAGAATCAGGTTATCAATGCAGAAAAAGAAATGAGGCTGCCAGTGAAACTCCCATGGAGGCAGAAAAAGAATCAG AGTTTCAGCCAGTAAAAAAATTGGCTTTGGCCGAAAATCATGTATCAAAGTCCCCACAACTTGGGACGGGACTTAGTGACAAAAGGTATAAACCTTGCTATGGCTGGATATCTAATGATGACGAGGAGGAAGAAGAGCTAATAGAGCTACCTCTAGCTCCGTGGTTAAGTGGGGTAAATTAG
- the LOC114401731 gene encoding uncharacterized protein LOC114401731 isoform X2, whose translation MAPKRRPKKGESRMDAALDAMKPYGFPIRLVRTTVNSLLKVYGGNGGWFFIEESAYSLLIETLLEKQANSSPQDGLIEANPDGPNEVTPAGCSNSALLACSNTQTSDDTLLTNQAADTVSSSSGTGIQLPINGVDTVSAKTEIGSELPIKSVDISSVPSEPANQPLIKAASETPIEAFKESEFQPVKKLALAENHVSKSPQLGTGLSDKRYKPCYGWISNDDEEEEELIELPLAPWLSGVN comes from the exons ATGGCTCCGAAACGACGTCCTAAG AAAGGCGAGTCGCGAATGGACGCAGCACTCGACGCCATGAAACCCTACGGCTTCCCCATCAGACTCGTCCGAACAACCGTTAACAGTCTCctcaaa GTTTACGGTGGCAACGGTGGCTGGTTCTTCATCGAAGAATCCGCGTACTCTCTGCTGATCGAGACGCTTCTTGAAAAACAAGCCAATTCTTCACCTCAG GATGGTTTGATAGAGGCTAATCCAGATGGTCCCAATGAGGTAACACCTGCTGGATGCTCAAACAGTGCCCTTCTAGCTTGCTCTAACACACAAACTTCTGATGATACACTGTTAACTAATCAGGCAGCGGACACTGTATCGTCATCCAGTGGAACTGGTATTCAACTTCCCATCAATGGTGTGGACACTGTATCTGCAAAAACTGAGATTGGTAGTGAACTTCCCATCAAGTCTGTAGACATTTCATCAGTACCCAGTGAACCTGCTAATCAACCTTTAATCAAGGCTGCCAGTGAAACTCCCATTGAGGCATTTAAAGAATCAG AGTTTCAGCCAGTAAAAAAATTGGCTTTGGCCGAAAATCATGTATCAAAGTCCCCACAACTTGGGACGGGACTTAGTGACAAAAGGTATAAACCTTGCTATGGCTGGATATCTAATGATGACGAGGAGGAAGAAGAGCTAATAGAGCTACCTCTAGCTCCGTGGTTAAGTGGGGTAAATTAG